The following are encoded in a window of Mycobacterium vicinigordonae genomic DNA:
- a CDS encoding acyl-CoA dehydrogenase, whose translation MAGENSPDVDLDLLRVSAREFLAEREETGSVEDLAAMDWTGLLVDEDLGGAGWRPVETCVLAEELGRARDASAWLGTTVAAAALASARDDVRKDWLADLLAGTATAGLAVESDCARVILGDSVDIVVLLGCSGIQLFRDLDSARPYPDGDLLDVTRPVWRVDLASISGVSIGSSDRAEKLLAVARLLVSADSVGAVSMTLERLTAYLRKRVAFGVPIASFQAIQHRLVDLLVFEVKARAVIMRAARAIVAGDKRATALTAAAHAFVAAKATAAVDECMQLSGGIGFTWEYPLHYELRRVYTNAQLLGTARSSRGLLAEVSGW comes from the coding sequence ATGGCCGGCGAGAACTCACCTGATGTCGACCTCGATCTGCTCAGGGTGTCGGCCCGGGAGTTTCTTGCTGAACGGGAGGAGACGGGCTCCGTCGAGGATCTCGCGGCGATGGATTGGACTGGGCTGCTCGTTGACGAGGATCTGGGTGGTGCCGGATGGCGTCCGGTCGAGACATGTGTCCTGGCCGAGGAGCTCGGGCGAGCGCGGGACGCGTCGGCGTGGTTGGGAACCACGGTGGCCGCGGCCGCCCTTGCCTCGGCCCGTGACGACGTCCGGAAAGACTGGCTAGCCGATCTGCTTGCCGGCACAGCGACAGCGGGTCTCGCGGTGGAATCCGACTGTGCCCGGGTGATCCTCGGCGATTCAGTCGACATCGTTGTCCTTCTAGGTTGCAGCGGGATTCAGTTGTTCCGCGACCTGGACTCGGCGCGGCCCTATCCGGACGGCGACCTGCTGGACGTCACAAGACCGGTGTGGCGCGTTGATCTGGCGAGCATCTCGGGTGTCTCGATCGGCTCGTCCGACCGCGCGGAAAAGCTGCTAGCCGTGGCTCGGCTGCTGGTTTCTGCCGACTCCGTCGGCGCCGTATCCATGACCCTGGAACGGCTCACGGCCTACCTCAGAAAGCGGGTGGCTTTCGGGGTGCCTATCGCAAGTTTCCAGGCAATCCAGCACCGGCTGGTCGATCTGTTGGTTTTCGAGGTGAAAGCGCGCGCCGTGATCATGAGGGCGGCTCGCGCAATCGTCGCCGGCGACAAAAGGGCTACTGCACTTACAGCCGCGGCGCACGCGTTCGTAGCAGCGAAAGCCACGGCAGCAGTGGACGAGTGCATGCAACTGTCCGGCGGTATCGGATTCACCTGGGAGTATCCGCTGCACTACGAACTGCGTCGGGTCTATACCAACGCCCAGCTGTTGGGAACCGCGCGATCAAGTCGAGGGTTGCTGGCGGAGGTGTCGGGTTGGTGA
- a CDS encoding acyl-CoA dehydrogenase family protein, with protein MNAVRLRPARGQLTDFRNRVRAHIAEHAPPLEAREGHRAPETTEQEVLLRKWFASLYDAGLVGADWPVEYGGRSDHHPLHDRIVSEEILRARAPRPVDQVNLAAHVLLHFGSEQQKQALLPPIRRSEHIWCQLLSEPDAGSDIAGVRSRGTQQEGGAWVIDGQKTWITDAHWADMGLALIRTDPASSRHDGLSVFVIPLSADGVEIRPIRTIGDAVEVNEVFLDAVTLSPESLVGEAGQGWSIIMAGLDFERFGIGANVILLELLLEDLVTLARAGRIDGTVAVDHDDVRQSVAELAVEVEVAKAFIDDHVERMISGADQIGDGSIAKLSFSETYHRVSAYGTDLAAAVIIGSEDSAVREAKERLRESWLWSRAYTISGGSSEMMRNILAKRRLRLPSR; from the coding sequence GTGAACGCCGTCCGACTTCGGCCCGCGCGGGGGCAGCTGACCGACTTCAGAAACCGGGTTCGGGCGCACATCGCGGAACACGCACCGCCGCTGGAAGCGCGCGAAGGGCACCGCGCGCCGGAGACCACTGAACAGGAAGTCTTGCTGCGCAAGTGGTTTGCCAGCCTGTACGACGCCGGCCTGGTCGGGGCGGACTGGCCAGTCGAGTACGGCGGCCGCAGCGACCACCATCCACTGCACGACCGGATCGTTAGCGAGGAGATCCTGCGCGCCCGAGCACCGCGGCCCGTCGACCAAGTCAACCTGGCCGCACACGTCTTGTTACACTTCGGTTCCGAGCAACAAAAGCAAGCGCTGCTGCCACCGATCCGTCGAAGCGAGCACATCTGGTGCCAACTGCTCAGCGAACCCGACGCTGGTAGCGATATTGCGGGGGTGCGCAGCCGTGGGACCCAACAAGAGGGCGGTGCCTGGGTTATCGACGGGCAGAAGACTTGGATTACCGACGCGCACTGGGCTGACATGGGGCTTGCTCTGATCCGCACCGACCCGGCGTCATCGCGCCATGACGGCCTATCGGTATTCGTCATCCCGCTTTCGGCGGACGGTGTCGAGATCCGGCCCATTCGGACTATTGGCGATGCGGTTGAGGTCAACGAGGTCTTCCTGGACGCTGTCACGCTGTCTCCGGAGAGTCTGGTCGGGGAAGCGGGCCAGGGCTGGTCGATCATCATGGCCGGGCTCGACTTCGAGCGATTCGGCATAGGTGCCAATGTGATATTGCTGGAATTGCTGCTCGAGGATTTGGTGACCCTGGCCCGCGCCGGCCGGATCGACGGAACGGTTGCCGTCGACCACGACGATGTCCGCCAGAGCGTTGCGGAGCTGGCTGTGGAAGTTGAAGTGGCCAAGGCATTTATCGACGATCACGTGGAGCGGATGATTTCCGGTGCCGATCAGATCGGCGATGGGTCGATTGCCAAGCTGAGTTTTTCCGAGACTTACCATAGAGTTTCGGCATACGGCACCGACTTGGCTGCTGCCGTCATCATCGGCAGCGAGGATTCCGCGGTGCGGGAGGCCAAAGAACGATTGCGTGAAAGTTGGCTGTGGTCGCGCGCCTACACCATATCGGGTGGCAGCTCGGAGATGATGCGCAACATTCTCGCCAAGCGACGGCTGCGCCTGCCGAGCCGATGA
- a CDS encoding class I adenylate-forming enzyme family protein, with protein MTAPHPPRTYWSLVESAAQTRPDSVVLSDDYGRNLTCAQLRQSALTCAAALAERGIGAGSTVSWQLPTRLETMVVMVALTRLGAVQNPVLPIWRESELRFVTAQLATEFLIVPGMWRNFDHSALAHRLANQRPMSVIVIDHSTPIADELQLPAGDPVRLPAPPSAGEDPRWIYYSSGTTAAPKGARHCDRSVIAGSAGVVGIVGASSNDVNPIAFPVSHIGGAAMLAAALLTGMRLVLFDTFDPAETPFAIAAHRPTLLGSATPFFVAFLAAQRKHGQQPLYPDLRGCVGGGAPITAELGRQLRETFSVNGAANSWGLTEFPVATSQTPEASPELADRTVGPPVTGVSVRVVDEAGREVGVGVEGELRLKGPQCFLGYVDASLDADAFDVDGWFRTGDCGLVESNGHVIVTGRIKDAIIRNAENISALEIEGVLATHPAVADVAVIGVPDPLTGERVCAVVVARPAAAVTLPSVLEHCQAQGLSKHKIPERLEVVDALPRNLTGKVLKTELRARFGTVNT; from the coding sequence ATGACAGCACCGCACCCCCCTCGGACCTACTGGTCTCTCGTAGAGTCCGCAGCCCAAACACGCCCCGACTCGGTAGTACTCAGCGACGACTACGGGCGGAACCTGACTTGCGCGCAACTGCGTCAGTCCGCGCTTACTTGCGCGGCAGCACTGGCTGAGCGGGGAATCGGCGCCGGCTCCACGGTCTCCTGGCAACTGCCGACCAGGCTGGAGACGATGGTCGTCATGGTGGCGCTGACGCGCTTGGGCGCGGTGCAAAACCCGGTGTTGCCGATCTGGAGAGAGAGTGAACTGCGCTTTGTTACAGCACAACTCGCGACCGAATTCCTGATCGTGCCGGGTATGTGGCGCAACTTCGACCACTCGGCGCTTGCGCACCGGCTCGCGAATCAGCGGCCGATGTCGGTCATTGTGATCGACCACTCCACTCCGATTGCCGACGAACTTCAACTGCCGGCTGGCGATCCTGTGAGGCTGCCGGCACCACCGAGCGCCGGCGAGGACCCGCGCTGGATTTACTACTCGTCAGGCACCACGGCCGCGCCGAAAGGAGCGCGACACTGCGACCGTTCGGTGATTGCAGGCTCGGCCGGTGTCGTCGGGATCGTGGGTGCGTCGAGCAACGACGTCAACCCGATCGCGTTTCCTGTCTCGCACATCGGGGGGGCCGCGATGCTCGCCGCGGCCCTACTCACTGGCATGAGGCTGGTGCTGTTCGACACCTTCGATCCCGCTGAGACCCCCTTCGCCATCGCCGCACACCGTCCCACGCTGTTGGGTAGTGCCACTCCATTCTTCGTCGCCTTCCTGGCGGCACAGCGCAAACATGGTCAGCAACCCCTCTACCCTGATCTGCGGGGCTGCGTCGGAGGTGGTGCGCCCATCACCGCCGAGCTCGGGCGACAACTGCGCGAGACATTTTCGGTCAACGGCGCTGCCAATTCCTGGGGCTTGACCGAGTTTCCGGTAGCGACATCCCAGACGCCTGAAGCTTCTCCCGAACTTGCCGACCGAACCGTCGGACCACCGGTGACAGGGGTGTCTGTCCGAGTCGTCGACGAGGCGGGACGCGAGGTGGGTGTCGGTGTGGAGGGGGAGCTTCGGCTCAAGGGACCGCAGTGCTTCCTCGGCTATGTCGATGCGTCGCTGGATGCCGACGCCTTCGACGTGGATGGCTGGTTTCGCACCGGTGACTGCGGGCTGGTCGAGTCCAATGGGCACGTGATCGTCACCGGACGCATCAAGGACGCCATCATCCGAAATGCGGAGAACATCTCCGCACTGGAGATCGAGGGTGTGTTGGCCACCCACCCCGCCGTCGCTGATGTCGCGGTCATCGGCGTGCCGGATCCCCTTACCGGGGAACGTGTTTGTGCCGTCGTGGTTGCGCGTCCGGCCGCGGCAGTGACATTGCCGTCGGTGCTCGAACACTGTCAAGCTCAAGGGCTGAGTAAACACAAGATTCCGGAGCGACTCGAAGTCGTGGATGCGCTGCCGCGCAACCTCACTGGCAAGGTCCTCAAGACTGAACTACGAGCCCGGTTTGGGACAGTGAACACCTAA